In a single window of the Centropristis striata isolate RG_2023a ecotype Rhode Island chromosome 18, C.striata_1.0, whole genome shotgun sequence genome:
- the arhgap18 gene encoding rho GTPase-activating protein 18 produces the protein MSRQQQQQSQGVVLTGYHSNAELLPKTGSCAPSAQEHEPTGPSRRGHYTVQQNQNTHHGDRQGPSSTTSTTKTTSTDPLPPQLACPRSQPSSSPKPGSSPRHSPVSRSRPRPPCQRCNSQDSLDELEMDDYWKEVEHISRSGGEAGRGEGGGEGEVQEEEQQKIPEEGEQEEAWLTEAGLARLFDDSLAADQDQEEDHAVFLSTLTRSQAAAVERRVTSLQQTLLRRRNRQHVPDVRDIFRPPKKDEEPSKLKEGTENGQKDITSAETETELNVEVAFSEQALSYRDNHQRLKVNTSPNSPDDKLPNFKLLRDKTGQTRIGDLSSLDMKKVRRLVLVESTALFDTAGIDLKAHKAVKVKTKESGVFGVPLATLLEQDQRRVPGTKVPIILQRLINHIEEEGLNTEGLLRIPGVATRVKSLCQELESSFYDGVFPWQQLKQHDAASLLKLFIRELPHPLLTVEYLNAFIAVNKLPTKKQQLQALNLLVLLLPAASRDTLKALVEFFQRVIDHQAKNKMTLNNVSVVMAPNIFMFKGFRSKVTEQQEFSMATSTANIVRLLIRYQNLLWTIPKFIMTQVRQHNMESQRKQNKERAVRKLLKKITTDKPSDKAVPENQESSQGFIRVQAPQFSKVSMAVQLTEELQAADVLTRFLSQDSSLAVKREELSLYEIGGNIKERCLDGETFMKDLFQLNPTAEWVIKAMQR, from the exons CCGCAGAGGCCACTACACTGTTCAGCAGAACCAGAACACACaccatggagacagacaggggcCCTCCAGTACCACCAGCACTACAAAAACCACCAGCACTGACCCTCTGCCGCCGCAACTAGCTTGCCCCAGGTCTCAGCCCTCCTCCAGCCCAAAGCCAGGCTCCAGTCCCAGACACAGCCCCGTCTCCAGGTCCAGACCACGGCCACCATGTCAGCGCTGCAACTCTCAG GACTCTCTGGACGAGCTGGAGATGGACGACTACTGGAAGGAGGTGGAGCATATCAGCCGGTCGGGAGGAGAAGCGGGGAGGGGGGAAGGTGGAGGAGAAGGGGAAGTgcaagaggaggagcagcagaaaaTTCCTGAGG AAGGCGAACAGGAGGAGGCGTGGCTTACCGAGGCGGGGCTAGCACGGCTGTTTGATGATTCACTAGCAGCTGACCAGGATCAG GAAGAAGACCACGCCGTGTTCCTGTCCACGCTGACCAGATCTCAGGCGGCAGCTGTAGAACGGCGTGTGACATCACTACAGCAGACGCTGTTACGGCGACGCAACCGGCAACACGTTCCTGACGTTAGAGATATATTCAGACCTCCTAAGAAG GATGAGGAGCCTAGTAAACTCAAAGAGGGAACtgaaaatggacaaaaagatATCACTTCAGCTG AAACCGAGACGGAACTGAACGTTGAAGTGGCGTTTTCAGAGCAGGCGCTCTCTTACAGAGACAACCACCAAAGGTTAAAGGTCAACACCAGCCCGAACTCACCTGACGACAAACTACCG AACTTTAAGCTGCTCCGAGATAAAACAGGTCAGACCAGAATAGGAGATCTGTCTTCCCTGGATATGAAAAAG GTGCGCAGACTGGTGCTTGTGGAGTCGACTGCTCTGTTTGACACTGCTGGGATAGACCTGAAGGCACACAAAGCTGTCAAAGTTAAGACTAAAG AAAGTGGTGTGTTTGGTGTTCCACTTGCCACTTTATTGGAGCAGGACCAGAGGAGGGTTCCTGGGACCAAAGTGCCAATTATACTGCAGAGA CTTATTAATCATATTGAGGAGGAAGGATTAAACACAGAAGGGCTGCTGCGGATCCCCGGAGTGGCCACCAGAGTCAAG TCCCTGTGCCAGGAGCTCGAGTCCTCTTTCTATGACGGGGtgtttccatggcaacagtTGAAGCAGCATGATGCTGCGAGCCTTTTGAAGCTGTTCATCAGGGAGTTACCCCATCCACTGCTGACTGTGGAGTACCTCAATGCATTTATTGCCGTCAACA agcTCCCTACAaagaagcagcagctgcaggctTTGAACCTGCTGGTCCTTTTGTTACCTGCGGCCAGTCGGGATACTTTGAAG GCCCTGGTGGAGTTTTTCCAGCGAGTGATCGACCATCAGGCCAAGAATAAGATGACTCTCAACAACGTCTCTGTTGTCATGGCACCCAACATCTTCATGTTCAAAGGCTTCCGCTCCAAGGTTACAGAACAACAGGAGTTCTCCATGGCAACCAGCACAGCCAATATTGTCCGGCTGCTGATTCGATACCAGAATCTTCTCTGGACA ATCCCCAAGTTCATCATGACCCAGGTCAGACAACACAACATGGAAAGCCAGCGGAAACAAAATAAAGAGAGAGCCGTAAGAAAGCTGCTGAAGAAGATTACCACTGACAAACCATCTGATAAAGCTGTCCCTGAG AACCAGGAGAGCTCGCAGGGATTTATTAGAGTTCAAGCACCACAGTTCAGCAAAGTCTCCATGGCAGTTCAGCTGactgaagagctgcaggctgctgaTGTATTAACCCGTTTCCTCAGCCAGGACAG TTCACTGGCAGTGAAGCGAGAAGAGCTAAGTCTCTATGAGATTGGTGGAAACATCA AGGAGAGATGTCTCGATGGGGAAACCTTTATGAAAGACCTCTTCCAGCTGAACCCAACAGCAGAATGGGTCATCAAAGCCATGCAGCGATGA